The Acropora muricata isolate sample 2 chromosome 7, ASM3666990v1, whole genome shotgun sequence genomic interval GGTTGAAATAGTCTTGAAGCATTGCAATAACGTGAATTTATATTTTGAGATGGCGTTctcgttgccgtcgccgtcgtcgttgCTTAAAAGCATGAAGTTTACCCCGAACGGCAAACGTAGGATTGAAATTAAAGTTTTGCCGAAAATGTGAGAACCCTGCTTGATATTGGTTCATTAATGTCCTGTTAGCTCCAGATATCATACAACTTCTCAAAGGAACGAGACAAGTAAGCATGAGAGAAATTTCACGCTTTTATGATAAGCAGGAGCCTGCTGTTTCCCGTTTGCCGTTGGCCGTAAACATCATGCTTAACCCATGTATTATCAATCTTTAGAACGGCTGCTGCTAGATCCAGCCATGATTTGCAGTTAGCACGAGCAATCCCCCGTGCGGCTCTTGGTTGCGGACCGATGAGAACCGTTATGGTTATCACGTCtaatctgattggccattgtTTGAACTTTACTTTTTACATGGTGGACTTGACTTCTTAACAGTCAACCACTCACTTTTAATATGGTCAACTGCTAGCGCTTTTTATATGGTCAACTGAACTATTTATATGGTCTACTTTTGACTTTTTAAGTCAGGTTCAACTTGACTTTTTATATCGCCATTTTTTGAACTACCATAATGAGTTTCACCAATGCACTGCCATCAAACTCACACCGTGAAGGATGGCCGCTAGCTTTAAGGACGGGCAGCAACTCTCTTCAGCGTGTGCCATAGCTAAGGAAGCTCTTGACTGGTCTTATCAAACCTCCAGAGCAACGTTATTTAAAATGTAGAGTAGAAAGAGCGGCATGCAACAACAACTTGAGTACCTCTACGCTATCGTCAATACAGGGGACGATTGTAACAGAGCTTTGGCGATTTCCAACTTTCAACGCAGTGGTggaaaagcaaacagaaaagatGCAATAGCCTGTCTTAGTTTGGCTGCTACACGCCCTTTACCTCATTGAAAACTTCGGAAGCACTGACTTTAAATTTCtggataataaaaaaaaacgggTTTTTTGTCCTTTGCGGGGTTTTGAGCCATAATTCTGATTCTTTAAGGACACAGAAGGTAAGTCTATTCGTGCTAGCCGGGTGTCACAGGGTGCAGAGGGGTTTTTTTTGGGATCGTACACGACAAAGTGTCACCTCGTTCACTCCAAAATGTGTTAACTTTGTAAAATAAATATTGCAAAACTAAAATCCTCCTGAATTGGGAATTTTTTTTGCGTCCAAATTCTTGCTCTCTTGAACACCTCTTGCACGGCTTCCACCATCATTATCTTACGGTCAACTAATGTTGACCGCGGGCGCAATGATCTTTGCCCGAGGGTCAACGAGtaagcaaataaaagaagaagaaagttaGGAAGCAATCATCACGTGACTAGTTCGATGTGAGCCGCTACAACTGGTGACGGAAGTGCGCAGTGACCGGAAACGCTACAGGGATGAAACGTTACTAATTTAATGGTGCGTTCGATTGAACGTATTCCGGAATATGAATACATGGAATAGAAGTTAGGAAAACTTCCCTTATACAAAGATTCACATTAGAGACCTTTAGCTATGGGTTTTTTCTCTCAACCGCAAACCGCAAACTGCAGCTTGAGGTTAGCAGTTTGCCTTCAGAGGTGAGGACGTTTCTGACCATTTAGCAAGACGttcaatgaaataaaacaatctGATGGCTCAATTTTAGTAAACAAACAAGTTGTTTCATGTTGATAATTTACAGGGCCTTCTTGTCACAGTGATTGTGTGAAGGATTTGCTTAGAAATAAATTACAGAGATAAAAGTATAATTTTCCATTCATTCATCCCAGTGAAAATAAAGCTGTAAACGATGTAACATCGAGTAAGCGATGATTAACAACGATTTTTCCACTAAGTAATTTCTGAGCAAAATAGTGAACCGGTGATTTAGAATACAACCACAGTACATAGCATGATACATAAATTATGTTTACGAGTATTATGGCTGGCAGGTTCATGCTTTCAATAAGGAGTCTGATAAAATTATGACCACCGCGACTCTGCTGGACTTTGGACGTTTCTTTAATAGTTTGTATATGGATTTAAGACAGCCtataaaaccattttttaactTGTACGAAGCTCACGTTTTCAGAGATTTCTTGTCCTCTTCTTTGAACTTATTTATAAGACGTTCAAGCCATTCCCTACATGCTCTTCCAGTCAAATCCAATTGTTTATCATCTGAGCGAAATGCTTGGCTCAGAATTCCTGCAATAGTTTCCCAATCTGCTGGAAATTTCGGCTTTCTTGTTGCAACTTCAGTGGCGAGCATGATATCATTTAAGTCGTGGGCCAACTGAAAGGTGCCATTTTCTATAAAATCAAGAGCGACAAAGGTTATGCCGTTTTTAAAGCATAATTTCCTCACGAGCATTGAACAAATCAATGGAGCTTGTTGGTATCACAAGCACGTGCTGCTgacgccatatttgtttttccATTCACTCTCACAACGTTGCTTAAAATGTCCCAAAACTATCAAATATGTCACCGTACAGCGCTAAGATGTTATCATCAAGGGTCTTCCATATGGAAAAACCGATCATTTCGCCTTAAACGTGGGATCGTTAAGTTTAAGTTGCATAAAAAATCTGCCGTGTTTCACTTACCGCTAGAAGGGGTGCCCGCCGTAAAAACgtgggttgtccaatacacacgACCTGAGTCGGGTCGTGTAGTGAGCATGTCGACCCGTTAAACGGAAGTCAGGTCGTGAATTGTATAGAAGGGGGAGGGGGGTTAAGATATTGTGCGGTGTCAGTTCGTGACGACCCGTACGGGTGGTGACGACTGAACGAATAGATAGTCGACCGGACTTTTAGATTGTCAGGTCGTGTGAGACGTAGACAAAATCGCCTGTTTCTCTTTATCAGTTAATGAACCACGTATTTCAGGTGTACCTTGGTTCTTTCTCAGCGCACTCAGTGTGTCGCCTcatggcttaaagaacgaggtatatatTTGTGTAGCATGGTTGTTTCCTTTAGTGACTTGAAGGACGTGGCATATACACGTGTCACAAAACAATCTCAGGTTATCCGACTTTTCAAAGCGCCTGTTCCGCTTCATGGCtaaatgaaaaatgcatttACGTGTGTAGCTTGGCAATGCTTGTTTCTAAGCGCGCTTCTGTCGCCTCATGGCTGAAAGAACGAGGTGTATACATGTGAAGCatgcttgttttcttttgtggCTTAAATAACGTGCATATACTTAAATAACTCTCGTCCTTGTTGCGCAGCCCACCGTTTCTCACCACCTGACTACTAAATAGTCGGGTCGTCTTCAGCTAGTCGGGTCGTACGACCCGTCACCATCCGTCACCATCTCACCTCGACACTCGAAAGAATATTCGTACCGTCTTCACTTCCGTAGTGTAGTTCACTTCTGTTTCGCATATGACGACCTGACTTCTGTTAGTCCGGTCGACTTGAATGTTAaacgacccgactcagttcgTGTGTATTGGACATGAAAAAAACGTGAACTGCAAACGTCGAACGCAAGGGCAAGATCAAAGTCGCGTGATGTTTTAAGGTTTGCGGTTTGCAGTAATTCCGAAAAAAAACTGCAGCTAAATGTCTCTAttaattaaaattgtcaaacacctgctaaaatgctattttaaacatatcTTTATTATCCTTGTGACATACTGTTTTGATTCATTACTCCACGTACCCACatgtgtgttcacatgacgtcacggcagccGTGTTGgaggagaaaacaaagaaacggtgtcCATGTtagaggagtgaaatattcttttgggaactgaattctatttttatgcaaattcctccttttgttttattaagCAAATACGGCTTCTGGTCACGTGAGCGAACAcacttttttaccttttttactACGAAAAACACTTCTTACAATAACCTTCTAACACTACTGAAAGACACACAGTACGCTACTTACAACTACTTACACTCACACTActaattaagaaaaagaaaacattttccgtgtctctatcgagttatagaaacacgaatggaagtttgggagaacgagaaatgctgtgggaacacgagAAGCAGGCGATTGTTTCCACAGCGTTTTCGAGTTCTCTCAAactttataaagaaataaaaaacattttctttgtgtttctatcgagttatagaaacacgagtggaaGTTTTGGAGAAGcagaaatgctgtgggaacaaGAGCAACAGCTGCAGGcgagtgtttccacagctttttcgagttctccAAAACTTTCGCGAgagtttctataactcgatagaaacacgaagaaaatgtttttttttatttcttttcgaaaacagcccaaggaaaataacgaaaaacgAAGAATTCTTGATAgctttatttatcatcaaaatttACACGTCATAAAGTAGGACATCATCTTTGTCTTTCTATGGAGTTCtagaaacacgattattaaccaatcagcgcgcgtatTTTCCGTGAGCTACTTTCTAATGcatattagtataaatttactcttagtccatcgtgaatccgtgaatctgattggctatattactcgaaGACTATTAGCCGATAGTCAACTGTcttgaatagccaatgaaaatcgttctcctatttattttgaccaatcacgaagctttaaattttaaattttgtatcacgaattttaaattgtatatcacgaagcttcagtgcacatcgcgcgcagtgtttgaaaccttgaatttgagttgccgatgtaaacacaataaaacacttctAACCATTTAAACggtactttacatttttatgtgaTAATatcattgtaaatttatactaaaacaattagactactcgccctcgttttctacgagagatagtcaacgaggcgcagccgagttgactatctgctcgtagaaaactcgggctcgtagtctaattgttaaataccgTATTCGTTCTGTTTACAATCTCATAATAATTTACATTACTCGCTGACTTGGTACAATTAATACAATGCGATACAATACACTACTTACATAACCTACAATATAAGACACTGTACTTGTTCCGTGTTACTGCCCAGACGAAATTACACCACTTTGGTACGTTTGCTCACACAACTTAATACACATAACCAGAAACCCATTATGGGTTTTTGACATAATTTCATGCCTTAGCGACCTATAATGTTATGTTTCCGTAATTCTGAGTGGCCTCGACAACACCTAGCTTCTTCCACGGATTTCTTCTCTAAGAGATTGAAGTAATGTTTTTCCACGGTACTTTTGCAACAACTTTAGCTTTTAGCAGCGTGGGAGAATTACCGTATCGTATTAGACATAATTCAAACCTCTtcgttttattatttttaggattttggGTAGAAAAAACAAGCAGCAATGAAACTAGTTTTAGATTTTGAATCTCCCTCCACATTCTGGGGTTTATGAATTACTTACCGACTTCCTGTCAGACTGTTATTGTTATGATAGCGaccaataaaaaaagaaatagttcAAGTCCATTATCCCATAGTTTTTCCCAGGACTCTGGGTGCGAGATTGCGGAAACCGTGGAAGAGGAGATCGATAGAAGAGACAAGAACGGGGagtattctcggttttcacgtgacgtcacggcggccatgttggtgtacagagcGATAacgaaaaaagtctttttatggGAATTAGATGCTAtcattatgcaaaacttgagcgacatatTGCCATTGACAAGGCCGTCTTAACCAAGAATAAAAGGATATGGAAGCAGAAAACGTTCGCAATTCAGGAGCatttcatttttgcaatatttagggttagggttaaccctaaccctaacaaagtTAACACATTTTGGAACTAATGAGGTGAGACTTTGTGATGTACGATCCAACAAAACTCCTCTGCACCCTGTGTCTTTGTGTGAGTTTGAGCGTAGTGCTTTGATGGAACTCATTAGTAACTCAAAAGTCACAAACTAAGTCAAAAGTGGACGATATTATTTAGTAGTACAGCTGACAATAAAAAACGAGTAGTTGGTcatataaaaagtaaaaagttGGAGATAAGAAAACTCACGAATATAACATAAATACGTACAGAATCTTCTGACTGGTTAGGCAGCTCATACCCCCGATGTTTTGTCGTCGGTTCCTTCTATGGTGTGATGTATGGGTATTATTACGCCCGTGGGTAATTCTGTTGGAGATAGAATTGCATTTCTTTCAACATCAGCTGTGTTTCGAAACTGAAGTCGGATTGTTCAatgctttttttcctttaatatTCGAAGGAAAGACTTTTCTAGTTTCGCGCAGAGTCGGACTCTTAGACTCGATTTGCCTTTGTTTTAATTCAGGAGCCCTAAATGTTACTTTGGCGATGTTTTCTGGAAGGCCCGATCCTACGTGGACGTTACAACCAAAAGAAACCAGCTACCGGCCAATAAAGCAGTCGTTAAACGCGCTTAAAACCACGTATAATGCCACAATGATGCCTCCGAGACTTGGCTACAAAGGTTTCTTGGTACGAAGCATGACGAATGTAGACCTAATCGTCGGACCTGAGACGAAAAAGTTACAGCTGTTGTTGCTCAATAGCATACCCAAAGGTGTATTGCCACGTGGTTCCATCGACGATGTGAAAAAAGAGATTAACTCAGGTAAAGTAAGAGCATCTACCAAGGCTCCAGCTTCACCAGCAAAGGGCCCTAAACGTGTCAAACGTTTTGAGCCACCTCTTGGAATGTGGTTTGGAAGCTTGCGTACGACGTTGTGCAACAACTGTTACAACTACGCAAACATCCTCATCACAGATAACTTCGCACAGCCCGGATTAGGCACTGGGCAAATCTTTGGTCATATGAATGGTGCAAGCGTGCAACAGGCCGCAGTGCGTGATGGCTTGATCGTTCTTAACCCACAGCCTGGTGCAGCTGCTCCCGTCCCACAACCGATCCCCGGGCATTTAAATCTGGTGGCGCTTGTTGTCGATCCAGGTATGAAGAAGGATTCTCCCTATTCATCGGCACGTTACATTTACAGGTTCCAGgcaagaaacaaaaactgaatatCGCCAGTGAAAGTTTTAGCTGTTATCCAAGCAATACCCTCCAATGCTCGTGTGGTTGAAGAAAAGCCTATTAATACGTGGACGGAGAATATTGGCGCCTAAAAGTTTCCTAGGCTGTGTTTCCGTTCAGGTGATCTAAAGGGCTTTAGGAAGTCAAAAAAGGATTAGGTCCTTGTTTAAACGTGGATCATTTAATGGACACCATCACCGCAGAGATGGCGTCAATCTTAAAACGTTTCCATAATATTGGTTCGCTTCGTTGCGTGGTTAATTGGttagtggaaaaaaaaagtggccAACATTCTGTACAAGTCTCCAATTTAGAGATGGCACCCTCAAGGCCATAAAAagcctttgattttttttctgatttttaaatttcatcAACATGGTATCAATCTATTCAAACAACCTTCAACTTGCATCACGGTCTAAATATTTAGTTGGCCGACTTGGCCTCAACTTTTAATGAActtacaatttttaaaatagtATCCATTTGATTTTGTTAACGGGCCTATGTTACAAGATTGTAAGGGTCTGCAGGTCGGCACAGGAAatcatttgaaatttgtttagACTTATTAAGTTTCGAAATGTATACTctcagttttcctttgttttgcaGGAACACCGCAACGACTGGGAGATTTCCATTGGTATCGTTTGGACCAAAACGGTTTATGGTCTCACAAGCCCGGTTTGACACCTGTAACGACAGTGGACAACGCTCTGGCGCCGATAGCCGATCCCCGTGTAGCCAACATGGGCCATTACCACTTTGTTTCTTTCATGTATAGTAATAACGCCGCTGTTCATATAAAGGGTAATTTATACTGTCCATATTAATGTCTGCAAAAAGATGCAGTACAGAAATATTTCAGAATGAAAGCCTTTCTGGTTCACATCTGTAATGGCTCCCTGGTGTGATAATCAAATAAAAGGTGACCAAAGATGTTTGTGTTCCATGTTAAAACAGAAGCCCATAAGAAGGAGCGTTCGTATCTTATAGGGTCTTTCCATCTTTTATCCGCACCCCCTACCCCTAAGGAAGGTGAGTTTTTTGACCCCTCGGACATTTGCATTTAACAAGCTGAAAGCCCTATTTTCAGACCAAGGCGGCCTTAAACGCCGCGTTCTTTTTGTGGTTGGCTTTTGCGGCAACGGGAATAATATATAAtaagcacttaatgactggccccAAGGGAAACAGCGACTTTTGCTTTCCCGACACCCCCAATGTTCCCCGAGGCGAAGCGAACATTGAGGGTCAAGGGGAAACAAAACTGACTGTTTCCCGAggggccagtcattaagtgttttgttatacctTCCAACTCAAAATAGAACAATCCGCCGATGTCATTTTACGACTTTATTGCAAAATGTTACAAATCCCAGTAATTTGCTCATAAAATAAGTTAGAAATACATAACTGTTAGTTAACTCACAAATGTTAAGAGTTCGTTGAAAGGTCACGTTCTCACGGCATTGTCGGTCGCCTTGTTAGTATATTTGGAGCTTTTATCGTGTAGAAGCTGCTCAGtttcttcttcagttcttgtttGAAACCATCCAGCTGCCAAGACTGCgttaaaaaattatttccttgaCGCGGCTGGCAAACAAGTTTGCCGCGGTTTCAAAAGTGTACGACCTGATCACGTGGGAGTCGaaagttcaagttgttgttgcCCTAGGGCGTCAtgaagttttgttttccctaGGGCGTCATGAAGTTTTGACCAATAACACGTGACATGTTTtcctccaatcagaaaacgtatttgagttgggaggtatgaaaaattcttttgtttcagatGACAAGTGATTTTGAACATCCTTGTCTAATACTGTCGAACAAATACGACCTgtgaatggcttgacacgactcgtacgacccTTACAGGTcatgaaacaatggtttacgggttgtggatcaatggtgacatgcatatcattagtaacactgcacttcaacctCGACAGTACGACCCGCACGACCCGTACaggtcgtacgggtcgtgaaacaatggttcacgCGTCGTACAATTTTGGTGGACTGCATAGATATTTAcatactgatgataagcaattctgccgaactcatGCGACCCGTGAATTGctggagagacaaacatgctaATTAAGGACAATGCACTTTCTTCGCTCTGAAAACATGAATGCCCCAAAGCGAaaaacacgacgaatattcttcgttctcaaagcctGAGAGCCCGATAGCGCCTGAACAGTGCTCTCCGGAGTCATAAAGCAGGAGAGTCTAATTGCGCTACTAAGAATGTATGTCCCTCGTTCTAAAATGGTAAATGCCCCAAAGAACAAAACGCTATGAATaatcttcgttctcaaagcgtgagagccgaagAGCTTTATATACAGTATAATGTCTATACTCTTTTCATACGAACCGTGAATCGAGAGAGAAACAAGCCAAGGACAACGGAATGCGTGCTCTTCGTTCTGAAAAGGGGAATGCCCCAAAGCAcaaagcacaatgaatattcttcgctCTCAAAGTGTGAGAGCCCAATAGCGCCATAAATATAGAGAGGTCTTCGGAGTCCTAAAGCAGGAGAATCTAAAAGGGCTATACTTagaatgtaatcctctttctaaAATCGTAAATGGCCCAAAGCACAAAATacagtaaatattttttgttctCAAAGGGTGAGAGCCCAAGAGTGTCACAAAATAGCCTTCTAAGTTCTTTATTTAACAACGCAACGGGTACTACATAACAACACGAGCGGGGGATATGGCCGATGTTCAGAATCCTGCTTTAAGCTCCCAAGGCCAATGGGAGCACATGGAATAACGTAATATGACATCTCCCTTCCtttaaattttacaataataacaacaagaaaaaaaatggaacgtACTCTGTCCTCAGAACATTACAATACTGGTCAAGAGGGACATTCCTCAATGCACCTATTTCCCTATGTCCTTATTCTGATAAGTCTAGTTCACAGTTCTCCCAGATCCGGTCACATATCCCCAGCCGTGCCTGAGGTCCTTCCGGGAACGTTGGTTGGTGACGCTGTATCGTCTGCCATACAGTCTTTCAGTGATGTCTGCGTGAGGCCAATAGGGGCAGGGCTAGTTGCCTGCTGACCTTGGTACACCGGGGTTTCCATCTGTTCGCGTTGTGAGTCACTTACTGCAGTTGTAGCTGGCTTCAGTTGTGACCGTGTTCTTCGATAGCTGGCACCTGTAGTGCTGGATCTGATGACATAAGACCTTGGCTGTTtgggtggctttacaacgacaCCGGGCTCCCAGGTGTGTGAGTGGTGAGCGTACATGCGGATAGGTTGGTCAATTTCGAGTGGCTTTTTCGATGGTCCGGAATTCTTGTTGTAATAATGAGCTTGTTTCTGTTGGCGGGTTATGAACTTGGTTTTCACGGCCTCATGGTCAGCACTGTTGAGAAGGGCCCTTTGGCACGAGGGTAATCTGGTCTGAAGTTTCCTATTCGTTAACAGTTCTGCCAGGGACTTTAGCTGGTGATCCAAAGGAGCGGCTCAGTAAGACAGAAGAGCAAGGTACGGGTCTTCTTTGGTTTCATCGCACTTTTGGAGGATGTTCTCCACGGTCTGGACCATTCGCTCAGCAAACCCGTTTGATTGGGGGTACATTGGGGAGCTAGTAATGTGCTCTACTCCACAGACGTTCATAAAGTGCTTGAACTCTGCCGAGCTGTATCTCGTTCCATTGTCGGTGTTTTGCACGAAATTATTCAAGCCCCCCAGTGTAATTACGTAACGTCCTTAGGGGCATGTctgtataaaagtgaacacgcgttTTGAAACACGCGGAGGAGTCTATTTCGTTTTTAGACTTTAGAGCAAGAACACAAGGTTTACTCgggaaaggaatacagaattgtaagtaaaatttaaacgtatcttcaatttacattagttcaaggacattacggcaacaaagcctgaaaattattgtattttcctttctccagtttgacttgtatacgcttctataaagcaaaagtacagaaataaatCCTCAGATTTCCCAAGCTATTTTGGTCCGATACAAGTTCAAAATAGTCAAAAATTCTCCGCAAGTGTTGGCTTGGAGGACCGTGAACAGTGGACCTTGTGGACAGATTGACAGTTTGGCGTTGCCGTGGATTATCAGACGACGAAGAAACTTCTTGTTATAAAGAGAAAGCGAAAGAAAATCCAGACATCGGTGAAAGCCTACTTCAAACGAAATCTGAATAAATACATTTACCGGaacaaaaggtaaaatttcattgataCTACGAATTTAACGAAGGCGTGAAGCAAGATCAAGTTCAAGGAAAGAAGAACTTATAGAAGAGTTACGtttaacattaaataattaagtaCTGAGTTTCCTGGTAAACATGCCACCTAAAGTAGAGAACATTGCGACACTCATCGCAAAACGAGACATTGCAATAGCATCTTTAGATGAACTTTACGAAGAATTTAACATGCTTTACCAAGTTGAACCTGAATTAATTGCTCTAGAGAATGTGTacaaagaaatagcaattagaTTCCGAGGTGTGAAAAAGCAGCAAACAACAATAGCGGAAAAGCTAATTGAGTCAGGAGAGACCGAAAGTGCCGAAATGAATGCAAACAAGCAAATTGGTGACAAAGTCAAGTCTGATTATTTTAAATGCAGCGAAAAGttcattgtttataaaaagaagtgttacgCGGAAAGGAAACCGTCAAGTGATCACGAAAAGCTTGAAGCTATGACTTGCGCAGTCACAAAAATGGCCGATGTATTAAGTTCCCAAAAGAACACTAATCATGGATCTGGCTGGAGGACAGAAGAAGTCGGAAGAATCAGAGTTAGTTAACATTACCGTAGTACCCATCTCAGAGGAAACAATTCAGAAGCCTATGCAAGTTTACGCAATAAATAAACCGTGCAGTTCAGCAAAAACAGTATCAAGAAGGATTGTAAATAGCTATCGACACCTAGAAGCAATCTCGAATGATCTCTATTTATCTGGTGGATCAATAGGCTTGTTGATCGGGACAGATTTTCCTGATGCTTTTGTCGACATTCACGTTATCCCCGGAAGCCCAGGAGAACCAATAGCAAAGAGAAATTGTTTTGGATGGTACGTCATGGGCCAATTTTCCGGTCAAGGAGACGAATCCTTTGCGATCAGAACAGTTGACGTAGGAACTGTCAGTGCATTAGAAGACATGACAAAACTCCTTGTACAAGACACGCTAGGAGTCAAACCGACAGTGTTTTGCACGTGTAAAGACAAcgagttaaaagaaaataagtttatCAAGTCAATTTCAGATTCAACTGAAATCGTCGATGGGAGAATCCAGGTACGAATGCCATGGTCAGAAGACGGACCCCCAAAGGAGAGCAATTACGATGTTGCGTACCAGCGAATGTTGTCCTCAGAGAAAACCTTCAAGAGAAAGAACTGTATCGAGGACGTACAAGTCGAAATTCAGAAGCTGCTCGAACAAGAGTTTATCGTAGAAATCAAACAGGTCGACCATGACGTTCCGGAATGGTATCTTCCTATGCAGGCTGTTTTAACCCCAGATAGAAGCACCAAACTTCGTTTAGTCTACGATGCATCCGCAAAGGGCCAAAATGGAAAGTCCCTAAACGATCATCTAGAAAAAGGGCCGAACTATATTAACAGTTTACCTAACGTTCTCATTGCTTGGCGCTTCGAGCAAGTTGCATATTCCGGAGACATGCGCAAGATGTTTAATCAAGTTCGGATCCACCCAGATGATCAAGTATTCCACAGATTCCTATGGAGAACAAACGAAAGTGAACAGCCCCGAGTGTATCAGTGGGTCAGATTAAATTTCGGGGACACACCCGCACCCGATATTGCAGCTGCAGCAATCAAGACCTTGGCCAAAGCATCAGAAGCGCAGCATTCAGAAGGAGCTAAAGAGCTCTGCACACATGTCTACGTGGACGATATTGGCGGTTCCAGAGAGAACGAAGCAAGATGCAAGAAAGTTACAAGTGAAATCGACGCCATACTTTCAActggacaatttcaagtcaaagcatGGCACTCCAACAACAAGAACGTAAATCAGTCAGACGAGGAACGTCCAGATTTTCTTGGCCATAAATGGATAAAAGTTCTCGACAAGATTTCCTTTAAGAAGAGCGAAATTGGAGCAAACTTGACAAACCTTTCAAAAAGGGGATGTCTGGCCAGCGTCGCACAAATGTGGGATCCCATGGGGCTCGTAGTACCATGCACCATTGAATTGAGAATTGATCTCCAAGAATTGTGGAGTGCAGGATATTCGTGGGACGAAATTCTTCCCGAAGAGATTCGTATGAAGTGGATAAGAAACATTCAAATCCTCAATCAGCTTCTCACGTACGAGTTCGACAGAAAGTTGAAGCCTGACAACGCAGTGGGTTTACCTGAAATCCACGGGTTTTGCGACGGAGGAGAGAAGGCGTACGGGGCCGTTGTGTTCCTCAGATGGAAGCTGGCAAACAGCAATTACTTCTGTGTCCCGCTCATGGTGAAAGCATTCGTTGCACCTCTAAAG includes:
- the LOC136922414 gene encoding uncharacterized protein; the encoded protein is MLAFPALFLALLQVGFIDGFEGALNVTLAMFSGRPDPTWTLQPKETSYRPIKQSLNALKTTYNATMMPPRLGYKGFLVRSMTNVDLIVGPETKKLQLLLLNSIPKGVLPRGSIDDVKKEINSGKVRASTKAPASPAKGPKRVKRFEPPLGMWFGSLRTTLCNNCYNYANILITDNFAQPGLGTGQIFGHMNGASVQQAAVRDGLIVLNPQPGAAAPVPQPIPGHLNLVALVVDPGTPQRLGDFHWYRLDQNGLWSHKPGLTPVTTVDNALAPIADPRVANMGHYHFVSFMYSNNAAVHIKGNLYCPY